From the Carya illinoinensis cultivar Pawnee chromosome 4, C.illinoinensisPawnee_v1, whole genome shotgun sequence genome, one window contains:
- the LOC122308163 gene encoding uncharacterized protein LOC122308163, with protein sequence MERSTPVRKPHTSTADLLTWSEVPPSHSSATVSGARSHQPSDRISKVLHGGQLTDEEAQSLMKKKPCSGYKLKEITGSGIFAGKNEDAASEYDAANHNKTGLRTYQQAMNGISQISFSAEGSVSPKKPTSLPEVAKQRELSGTLQSESDKMCKKHTSNAKSKELSGHDIFGPPPEIVPRSVAAARTMESKETRNVVEPAPRNVRTSVKVSNPAGGQSNIMFSEEPDIKTAKKIHNQKFAELTGNDIFKGDVPPGSTEKPLSTAKLREMSGNDIFADGKAKSRDYLGGVRQPPGGESSIALV encoded by the exons ATGGAGAGAAGCACACCGGTGAGGAAGCCTCACACGTCCACTGCCGATCTGCTCACCTGGTCCGAGGTCCCTCCTTCCCATTCTTCGGCCACCGTCTCTGGCGCTCGCTCTCACCAG cCTTCCGATCGAATCAGCAAAGTCCTCCACGGAGGTCAGCTGACAGACGAAGAAGCTCAGAGCCTCATGAAAAA GAAGCCATGTTCCGGGtataaattgaaagaaatcaCTGGTAGTGGTATATTTGCTGGAAAAAATGAAGATGCTGCATCGGAATACGATGCTGCTAATCATAACAAAACAGGGCTGCGTACTTATCAG CAAGCAATGAATGGAATTAGTCAAATCTCATTCAGTGCTGAAGGGAGTGTTTCTCCCAAGAAGCCTACTTCTCTCCCTGAGGTAGCAAAGCAGCGTGAATTAAGTGGAACATTGCAAAGTGAGTCGGACAAAATGTGTAAGAAGCATACATCAAATGCCAAGTCCAAGGAGCTCAGTGGACACGACATCTTTGGCCCTCCTCCCGAAATTGTGCCTCGGTCAGTAGCTGCTGCACGCACCATGGAATCAAAAGAAACCAGAAACGTGGTGGAACCTGCACCTCGAAATGTTCGAACGTCTGTCAAAGTTTCCAAT CCTGCTGGTGGTCAGAGTAATATCATGTTTAGTGAAGAACCAGATATCAAGAcagcaaaaaaaatacataaccagaAGTTTGCAGAGCTGACTGGCAATGATATTTTTAAGGGAGATGTTCCTCCAGGATCCACTGAAAAGCCACTGAGCACGGCTAAGCTGAGAGAAATGAGTGGAAATGACATCTTTGCTGATGGCAAGGCAAAGTCAAGAGACTATCTTGGTGGTGTCCGCCAGCCCCCTGGTGGTGAGAGCAGCATTGCCTTGGTTTAA
- the LOC122307238 gene encoding annexin D2 has product MATLTVPEVVTSPAEDAEQLRKAFQGWGTNEALIISILAHRNAAQRKLIRQSYAETYGEDLLKSLDKELSSDFERLVLLWTLDPAERDAFLANEATKMLTSNNLVLVEVACTRSSLDLFMVRQAYHARFKKSLEEDVAYHTSGDFRKLLVPLVSSFRYDGDEVNMKLAKSEAKILHEKISEKSYNHDELIRILTTRSKAQLNATLNHYNNEFGNAIDKDLEADPDDEYKKLLRATIECLTYPAKYFEEVLRLAINRLGTDEWALTRVVATRAEVDMERIKEEYYRRNSIPLDRAITKDTSGDYEKMLLTLIGHGDA; this is encoded by the exons atggCGACCCTTACAGTACCAGAAGTGGTTACTTCACCAGCTGAGGACGCCGAGCAACTCCGAAAGGCCTTCCAAG GATGGGGGACCAACGAGGCCTTGATCATATCTATATTGGCTCACAGGAATGCAGCTCAGAGGAAGTTAATCAGGCAATCCTATGCTGAAACTTATGGGGAAGATCTTCTTAAATCACTAGACAAAGAACTTTCAAGTGACTTTGAG CGGCTTGTACTGCTATGGACTCTGGATCCAGCTGAGCGTGATGCATTTTTGGCTAATGAAGCAACCAAGATGTTGACATCAAACAATTTGGTTCTTGTGGAAGTAGCGTGTACTAGGTCTTCTCTTGACCTCTTTATGGTAAGGCAGGCATATCATGCTCGTTTTAAAAAATCTCTTGAGGAGGATGTTGCATATCATACATCTGGAGATTTTCGCAAG CTTTTGGTTCCCCTTGTTAGCTCATTCCGATATGATGGAGATGAAGTGAATATGAAATTGGCAAAATCAGAGGCCAAGATACTTCATGAGAAGATATCCGAGAAATCTTATAATCATGATGAGCTCATTAGAATTCTGACTACAAGAAGTAAAGCACAGCTGAATGCGACACTCAATCACTACAACAATGAGTTTGGAAATGCCATTGACAAG GATTTGGAGGCTGATCCTGATGATGAGTACAAGAAATTACTGAGAGCAACAATTGAGTGCTTGACCTACCCTGCAAAATATTTCGAGGAGGTTCTGCGGCTGGCAATAAACAGGTTGGGGACAGATGAATGGGCTCTTACAAGAGTGGTGGCCACTCGAGCAGAGGTTGACATGGAACGGATCAAAGAAGAATACTATCGGAGGAACAGCATTCCTCTGGATCGTGCAATTACCAAAGACACTTCTGGAGACTATGAGAAAATGCTTCTGACATTGATAGGACATGGGGATGCATGA